DNA from Sorex araneus isolate mSorAra2 chromosome 6, mSorAra2.pri, whole genome shotgun sequence:
atgagtgcaatctttctatgtctgtctctctctttctgactcatttcactcagcatgaaacttttcatgcccatccacttaactacaaaattcttgacctccttttttctaacagctgcatagtattccattgtatagatgtaccaaagtttcctcaaccagtcatccgttctggggcattcgggttttttccagattctggctattgtaaacagtgctgcgatgaacatacatgtgcagatgttgtttcgattgtacttttttgcctctctgggatatattcccagcagtggtattgctgggtcaaatgggaattcaatatctaattttttgagaatcgtccaaattgttttccagaagggctgaacgagtcggcattcccaccagcagtgaagaagggtccctttctccccacatcctctccaacagcggttgcttttgtttttttggatgtgtgctagtctctgtggtgtgaggtggtatctcatggttgttttgatctgcatctctctgatgattagtgatgcagagcactttttcatgtgccttttggccattcgtatttcttccttggtaaagtttctgttcatttcttcgccccattttttgatggggttggatgttttcttcttgtagagttcaaccagtgctttatataccattgatatcaaccccttatctgatgggtattgtgtaaatatcctttcccattctgtggatagtctttggattctggtcaatgtatctcttgcggtgcagaagtgcTACCTTTTTTGAAAGgtagtactgtatcactgtatctcacTGCATCAcaatgatatacacagttacaagattgttcatgcttgggtttcagttatattatTTTCCAGCATCCATCTCTTcactttaccagtgtacattttctaccaacaatgtccccagtttcccttcccactgccactttctctctgtctctctctcctctctctctctctctctctctctctgtatttccttccttttggtcattgtggtttgcaatacagatactgaaagattatttttctatattcttttgtctacttttaacactcagttcttttccacaGAGATCAACTTCCAACTGTGATGgtcactggtctcttctctattctacCTGGTCTTTGCCCTTttctcccccctccaccaccccaccacatacacacacatttgtggtaagcttccaaccgTTGACCACTCTTCCTGGACCCTTTTTATTtgaccatggatattattcttatactatttcttttatgtctcacaaatgagtgcagtcattctatctctGCTTGTcgatggatggacatggagaatatcatgctgagtgaaataagtgagaAGAAAAGGGgtagatataataattttattaatatttgtaatatgtttaccttaaaattttaattttaaaataataaaaaataaaccaacatatACTGATTTGTTATGTGTTTGTACACATGTAGAGTTCAACATTTGAGGAAAGAGGTTCCTTTTAATATGACCTGAGTAATTCATCTTAAAGGTCCTTCACTTCAAAAAATACCAGGAATTACTCTGTGCTTTCTGTGGTTTTGAAATGCCTctgaagcctttttttttcaCCGTTTTCTAGAGAAGGCTTTCTCCTGATCAGGGACTTCCTGGCATCTGATGCCTGCTGTTACAAGGTGACGCTCATTATGACCAATGAACAGCCGTCCTCAGCTCCTCAGAATTAGAACGTGGCTGCAGAATCCCTGTGAGCAACTTAATCGGGGGAACCATGATTAAGTGATCTAGGTTGACAACGGGGATAAAATTGCCTCCTAACCTTTCACACGTGGGTTTGCTCCTCTACAGAAGTTCACGCTATCATCGTTCTTATACTATTTTGCTACTTAGTAACCTCACTTCCCAGAAACTCTCACTATCACCTGTAACAATTTTTTGCTCTAATCATTTCAATCATAACTGaagcataaaatataaagtacagCATGGATGAATAAGTGAGTGGATGACTGTGACAATAAACCTGTCTGGTGTAACCTTTTCATTCTTATAATTGCAGATGCTAATGTTCAGTGTAGTAGCTTGGAGTGCTTCCTGGTAGATCATGCAAAACCAAAGCTTTGTAACCGAGTTTGTTCTCCTGGGACTTTCAGAGAAACCACATGTACAGAAAATTGTGTTCATTATATTTCTGTTCATCTACATTGCAACGGTCTGTGGCAATCTGCTGATAGTGGCGACCATCATCAGCAGTCCAGCACTCATGGGATCCCCgatgtacttcttcctggtttTCCTGTCCTTACTGGATGCATGTTTCACCTCTGTGAGTGCCCCCAAAATGATCGTAGACTGTCTCtatgagaagaaaaccatctcCTTTGGAGGATGTATGACCCAGATCTTTGCTGTGCACTTCTTCTCAGGGGCAGAGGTGATTGTCCTCAcagccatggcctatgaccggtacgtggccatctgcaaacccttgCACTACACTTCTATCATGAACTCAAGGCTCTGTGGCATTTTGATTGGAGTAGCCTGGACAGGGGGCTTTCTGCATTCCATTATacaaattctctttatttttcaactTCCTTTCTGTGGCCCCAATATCATTGATCACTTTATGTGTGACTTGTACCAAATACTGAAACTTGCCTGCACTGATACTTATATCTTTGGCCTTTTGGTGGTGGCCAACAGTGGATTCTTCTGCATCCTGATCTTTTCCATGTTGCTTGTGTCCTACAGTGTCATCTTGTTCTCCCTGAGAAACCACAGcactgaaggacagaggaaagccctctccacctgtggaGCTCACGTCGCtgttgtggttttgttctttgttccATGTATAGTTGAATATGCGCGGCCTCCAGCTTCTTATTACTTTGACAAAATAATGGAGATATTCTGCAGTGTTCTAACTCCTTTACTTAATCCTTTGATTTATGCTTTCAGAAACAAGGAAGTGAAAAATGCCATGAAGAATCTGTGGAATAAAGTAATGGTTGTTTCGGTTGAAAAATAAAGCCTTAtggtttgaagaaaaataaaattaattgtaaaaGAATAGATTAACTAGAAgtcttctttctttaattttttctttctgggtcacattcagcaatgctcaggggttactcctggctcttcattcaggaattactctggtggtgctgtgggactatataggatgccggggatcgaacctggctcagctgggatcaaggcaaacgccctacccgctgtactatctctccagcccagacttcTTTATTTGAAAGGTCGTTTTTACATAGGTCTTGTCATGCAAAAAAATTTATTAACTTGAGATTCAGGAAATATATGTTCACTCTAGGTGTTTTCTAGATTCTGAAAAGTCACTCATCAATAGTTAAATGATGGGTCAATTCACATTCTTTTTAGAATCcaatgatgaaaaaaagaaatatatagaagAGGTAATTTAAAATGATTCAAATCCCTTTATATCAGAcctaaatcaataaattatattgacAAAAGACAAAACTATGAACATTTATCTCAGGGGAACATTACAGGCATCAGTACACTCATACAAAATCATAAACAAAAGctgctacatcaaactaaaaagtttcagAACTCAAAAAGCTGCTAGAGCTAAAATAATTTACTGAATTGGGTGATGGTTTCCTTCACAAAACCTCTGACAAATGTTTACTAGCCaagatatatagagaataatgacAGAATCTGAAAAGAATGATTCTcccatatgaaaaaatgttctataccATGCCAAGAGGTATTATTGTGGTTAGGGCAAAAGGCTGGCATGTTCCTGATTTTTCTGGGGGGGgtacacccggcgatgaacaggggttactcctggctctacactcaggaattacctctagcagtgctcagggaaccatatgggatggttggaatcaaatctaggtgggccgtgtacaaggcaaactccctacctgctgtactattgctccagccctctcctgattttttaatccctggcaacacatggactcctgagcatcattcaGCGTTCACCTAGAGGTTTCCAGAACCACTGAATGTTGCCATGGAGACCTTCAAGCACCACAGGCCTGACTAATCCTCAGCATGGCCAGACCTGAGGAGCACAATATCCTAAACCCCCTACTCAAAAGCTGAGTTGgataaaaacatcaaaaaattgCACCCAGGACTTTGGAGTTC
Protein-coding regions in this window:
- the LOC101537431 gene encoding olfactory receptor 4C15-like, with product MQNQSFVTEFVLLGLSEKPHVQKIVFIIFLFIYIATVCGNLLIVATIISSPALMGSPMYFFLVFLSLLDACFTSVSAPKMIVDCLYEKKTISFGGCMTQIFAVHFFSGAEVIVLTAMAYDRYVAICKPLHYTSIMNSRLCGILIGVAWTGGFLHSIIQILFIFQLPFCGPNIIDHFMCDLYQILKLACTDTYIFGLLVVANSGFFCILIFSMLLVSYSVILFSLRNHSTEGQRKALSTCGAHVAVVVLFFVPCIVEYARPPASYYFDKIMEIFCSVLTPLLNPLIYAFRNKEVKNAMKNLWNKVMVVSVEK